CCGGACAGCGCCCAGCAGCGGGCCGCTCTGCAGGTCTCCGCCGGGCCGGTCTCCCACCCGTTCCAGGCGCAGCTGGACGCCCGCGTCACGCGCGGCGGCGTGCAGGACCGCCACGGCGCGGGTGTCGAGGTCCGCCAGGACGCGGGCGTCCAGGGAACGCAGGTCCAGCAGCAGTTCGGCCGTCCCAGCAATCGAGTTCACGCTGGTCCCGCCGGACGCCACGCCCACGTTCAGGGTGGTGCGCGGCGAGGCGGGCAGGTGCAGGGCGTACAGGGTGCTGATGGCCCGCCCGAGCGCGTGCAGGGCGCTGGGCGCCTGATCGCCCCACGAGTGCCCGCCCGGCCCGACGAACACGGCTCGGTAGCGGCGCACGCCGACGGCCCGCGTGACCGCCACGCCCAGGTACCCGTCCACCGCGATGAACGCCCCGAGTTGCGGGCGGTGCCGGGCCAGCAGGTACTTCGCGCCGCGCAGGTCGCCCAGGCCCTCCTCGCCGACGTTCGCGGCGATCCACAGCGGGCGGCGCAGCGCGCCGGTCTGGCCGCGCAGGTCACGCAGCAGCGCCGTGACGACCGCGAGGCTGGCGCTGTTGTCGCCCACGCCCGGCCCGATCAGCCGCCCGGCCTCCTCGCGGACGGTCACGTCGGTTCCGGCGTCGAAGACCGTGTCGAGGTGCGCGGCGAGCAGCAGCGCAGGGCGGCCCTCGGTGCCGGGAGGGGTCAGGCGGGTCAGGATGTTCCCGACCTCGTCACGTTCGGTCGCGTAGCCCAGTTCGGTCCACAGGTCCGCGATCAGGTCGGCGCGCCGGCCCTCCGCGAACGTCGGAGCCGGGGTCTGCGCGATGCGCGTGAGGTACGAAAGAGGCATTGCGGGCCATTGTAGACGCGCCGGGCCGGGCGGGGGGGCTGATCGGGAACAAAGTGTGAAGGCGCCGGCCCCGTTTCCGGAACAGACGCCCTCCCCTGCGGCGGGTGGTCAGCGGCGCAGCATGCGGCTGCCGATCATGCCGGCCAGCCCGACCAGTCCGGCCTTCACCATGGGGTTACTGAGCAGGCCGCCGGGCGCGAACGCCTCTTCGAGCGGGCTGCGGCCGTTCTGGGCCGGGGCCTGCGCGGTCTTCGTGTACGCGTCGATCAGGTCGTCGTCGTCGTCGGGACGCACGGCCTGCACGGGGTTGGCGGGGCTGCGCACGATGGCGTCGCCCATCTCGCGGCGTTGCTCGGGGCTCATGCCGCCCACGTACTCTTTCAGGACGGCCTGCCGCTCCTCGGGCGAGGCGTTTTCCAGGTACTCGCGGATGTACGCGGCGGCCTCCTGCGGGCTGACGACCCCGTCGCCGTTCGTGTCGCGCGGATCGAGTTTCGCCATCTGTTCGTGCCGGTCTTTCTGCTGGAAGAACATACCTGACCTCCTGGGGACTGCTGCGGAACCACGGTCGGCTCCGGCGGTTTCGGATCGTGAAACACACTCACGCTACGCAAGGCCGCCCCCCGGAACGTGAGCGCCACCTTCACCGGCCCTGCGGGAAGTGTACTGGCCCTGCGGGAAGTGACGACCCCGCGCCCTGCCTGTCGGGCCAGGGTCCGCGTCAGCCCTCGCCGGTCCGGGCGCGGCGTTTCTGGTACGCGCCGGTCAGCAGTTCCGCGATGTACTCGCGCGTGAACGGCATGCCGCTTTCCTCGGCGGCGCGGATCTCGTCGTCGCGGTCGTAGGTCAGGCGCACGAAGGTCGCGCTGTGCACCGGCGAGTGCGGGTCGAATTCCAGGATCAGGTAGCACGGCAACGTGGAGTCCAGCGGGTTGCCCACACTGCCGCAGTTGATCAGGGGGCGGCCCTCCACGTCCAGCAGCAGCGCCTCGTGCATGTCGGCGTACACGAGGGCGTCGGCGTGCTGCGTCAGACCGAACGTCGGGTTGGGCGCGAAGGATTCCAGCTGGTCATGCAGGCTGCTGTGCGGGTACAGACGGTGGAACAGGCCGCGGCTGCTGGCGTGCACGAAACGCCACCACGCGCCCCCGAACTGCTCCTCGATGCCGTACGGCAGTTCGGCGAGGTACGTCAGGCCGGCGGGCGTGAGGCGGCTGCGCGGCCACAGGTCCTGCGGGCGGTGCGTGGCGCCGGCCACGCGGGCGTCCCAGTTGCCCTGAATGACGCGCGTGGCGTGCGCCTGCGTCCAGTCGAGCACTTCACGGGGGCGGGGGCCCTTGCCCACCAGGTCCCCCAGGACCCAGATGTCGGTCAGGCCGCGCCGCTGCACGTCTGCGTGGACCGCGAGCGTGGCCGCCAGGTTGGCGTGCAGGTCCGCGAGAATGGCGAGGCGAATCATGCCCGGAGTGTAGCCCACCCCCCCACGCTCCCAGGACGCAGGCCGGGCGCTCACGGGGTCAGCCCAGTTCGTGGTACTGCCCGCGGAAGTACACCAGCGGGTCGTCGTCGGTGTAGCGGCTGTACTCCACGAAGCCCACGAACAGCGTGTGATCCCCGGCCGGAATGACCTCGTGGCGGCGGCACACCAGCTGCGCGACGCTCCCGCCGATCAGGGGCAGGCCCTCGTGCTCGAACCACGGGACGCTCTCCTCGGGGCCGGGCTTTCCGGCGAAGTGGTCACTCAGGTGCCGCTGCGTGGCCGACAGGACGTTCACGCCGAAGTGCGTGACGCTCTCGCTGCTCAGCAGGGCGTGCATCTGCGCGCGGCGGTCCACGCTGACCAGGATCAGCGGCGGCGCGAGGCTGACCGACACGAAGGCGCTGGCCGTCATGCCCCGGCGCGTCTGGCCGTCCGAGGCGGTGACGACCGTCACGCCGCTCGTGAAACGGCCCAGCGTCTGACGGAATTCCGTGGCGTTCAGGCCACCCTGCTGCGCCTGCTCCTGCGGCGCCCGGTCCTGCTGCGGTTCACTCATGCGGCGAGTGTACCGGGTCAGCGTGGCGACCGGGTCGGCGCAGCCTCAGCGGCGCGGCGGAAGCACCGGCACGGGCGCCGCGTCGCGGATCAGCAGGTCCGGCAGACGCACCACGCCCCGCCCGGGAATGGTATCGGTCCAGCGCTGCCCGCTGACGCGTACCTCGGTCTTCCCGGCCGGCAGCGCCGCGAACCCGTAGTACCCCAGGGCGTCCGTGAGCGTCTCGGCGACCACCTGACCGCCCTGCACCGCCTGCACGGTCCGGTGACCGGGCGTGACGGCGCCGGTCACGCGCCCCAGCAGGCCGCGCACGGTCGGGGCCTCGTCCGTCCAGCGCAGCGGGCGCTCCAGCGGCATGCCGGGTGCGCTCAGTACGGCCTGCACGGCCTTCAGGCCCTGCGCCGTCGACTCGCGCTGCCCGTACACCCCGGCGGTCGGCGTGCGGTACGAGTACCCCACCCAGCCCATCCCGGTCTGCACCGAACGGCGGGCCTGCGCGGCCGTCACGGCCGGATCGTTCAGGTACATGGCCGTCCCGGCAGCCACGGCGGCCCGCGCGCCGTCCGGGCGGTCCCGCACCGACAGCGCGAACGCGTTCCAGCCGTCGAACCACTGCGCCTGATCCGGCTGCCCGTCGCGTTTGTAGTTCATCAGGACGTTCAGGTCGATCAGGCCGGCCCGCATCCATTCGGGCCAGTCCTGCAGCACGTCGCCGTACGTGCGGGTCCGGCGGAAGGCCGTGAGGTCCCCGGCGCGCGGCGCGGTCTGGTACGTGATGGTCGCCGCGCTCACCCACAGGTCCGGGCGCAGCGCCTTGCTTTCCAGCGTGATCCGCCGCACGAGGTTCGTGACCTGCTGCCGTTTCCAGGCGGCCCAGACGGGATCGCTGGGCGCGGGCGTGCCGGTGCGGCCCGTCTCGGCGCGGTAGCGGGCCAGGGTCTTGGGATCGTAGCCCCACACGTCCCCGTCCGGGTAGCGGATGCGGTCGAGCTGCACGCCGTCCACCGGGTAGTTCCGCACGATGCTCAGGACGGCCTGCGTCATGTACTCGGCGGCGGCGGGAATCCCGGCGTCCAGCCAGGTGTCCCGGCCCTCCTGCCAGCTGCCGTCGGGTCGGCGGGCCAGCCAGGAGTTCGCGCCGGCCTCCGCGCCATGTCGGCGCAGCACGTGCGCCGGGTCGGTGTTCGGCGCGGCCGTGTTGCCCACGCCCGTCACGCTGGCCCAGGCGATCACGCGCATGCCGCGCGCGTGCGCCAGCGTGGTGATCACCCGCAGCGGGTCGAAGTTCTTCTCCAGGTCCGCGTCGGTCACGGTGGGCACGCTGGCCTTCAGGCACAGGCAGTCGGCGCGGCGGATGGCCTGCACGAACAGGGTGTTCACGCCCATGCGCTCGGCGTCCGCCACAGTCTGCGCGACCTGCGCCCGCGTCTTCAGGCCCGGCCCGAACGCGTCGATCCACAGCCCGCGCAGGTTCGCGCCCGGCTGCGTCGTGGGAGCGGGTACCGCCACAGCCGGCGCCGGGGTGCTGGCCGCCCCTGCCGTCGCGGGCGCGGCCGGTTGCGTCGCGGGCGCGTCCTGCGCGGCCACTCTCCCCGCAGCGGCAGACAGGGCGAGGACGGAGGTCAGGAGCAACGGAGCGGCGCGGCGCGACAGGGGAAACGTCATGATCGTGAGCGGCAGGCTACCGCACCCGGACCGGGCGCACATGAACGCCCGCACCCCCCTCCCATCCGGCCGGGCCGTCATGTTAGGCTCGGGAGGTACACCCACAACCCGGAGGTTTCACCATGAAGAAACGTGCACTGCTGGCCCTCATCGGTACCGTCGCCCTCGCTTCCTGCAACCAGGCCCCGGACGTGTCCGGGAAGAGCGTCACCAAGACGTTCACGGACCAGAAACTCACCGGGTACAACGCGCCCTCCGGCACCGCCGTGTTCGTGGACCTGACCGGCGGGGACCGCCGCACCACCCTGACCGTCAAGGGCCTGAAACCCAACACGGACTACCTCGCGCACTACCACGCGATGGGCGCCGCCAGCACCACCGACGTCTGCAAGTCCAACGGCGCAGTCGTGGGCGGCATGATCGGCATGACGACCAAGAGCAACGCCAGCGGCGACCTGACCATCAAGGGCTTCCAGATGACCGCCGACCTGAAGGACGCGAAGTACATCAACGTCCACGAGAACGTCGCGGGCCTGCCCGTGCCGGTCTGCGCGCCCCTCTGATCCTCCCCACCTGATACGGACTCGGATTGAATGGGCTGCAAAGCCCGTTCAATCCGAGCGAAGCGAGTGGGAGCAACACGGGTTCCGGACGTGGAGCCGGCAATCCGGTGAAGTTCCGGATTGTTGGCGAAACAAACGGAATCCGTATGACAGCAGGCCGCCCGCGCTGAACGGGGTGGCCTGTGCGCTGCGGCGCGCGGGTCAGACCTCGCTGTCGTCTATGTCCTCGGCGTCGTCGTCGCCGGGGGTCACGGTGGGGGGCACGTTGCGGTTCTTGCCGATCTCGCGCACGCGTCCGCCGAAGCGGCTGCGGATCAGTTCGTAGTTGGGGTGCGCGCGGATGTCCCCCGGACGGGACGGGGCGGGCGCGGCCGATACCGGGTCGGCCGGTTCCGGCGCGGTCTGCACCGGACTGACTGGCGCGGGGCGGGCCTGCACCGGGGCGGGCTGCGCCTGCCGGGGTGGGGGCGGCGGGGCCGCCTGACCGGCCGGGGCGGTACGGGCCGCCGGGGCGGGCAGGGTCACGTTCCCGAAGGGCATGTCCTCCTCGGGCGGCAGGCCTCCCAGCAGATCGGGGCCGCCGAAGGCGTTCCAGTCGGGTTCCTCGGTGATGGGTTCCACGATGTACAGTTCCCGCTCGCGGGCCGGTGGGGGCAGGCGGTCCCCGCCCGCCGCGTCGGCCGGGGCGGGCGGCGCGTCGGTCACGTGCGCTCCGGCGAAGGGATCGTCGGGCAGCGGGGCCGGGGCCACGTCGTCGGGACTGCGGGGCGGGACACGGCGTTCCGGACGGGGCGGCAGCGTGGCGACCCCGCCGCCCCCGGCCACCGGCACGGAGCCCCCCACTCCGGCCCCGGACGGCAGCGGGTCGAAGTCCGGCCCGCGTGCGGCGCGGCGCGGTGCGGCCCGGCCCGGATCGAAGGGGGCGACCTCGGCCAGGGCAGGCGTGGACGGGACCGGCTCAGGCTGCACCGGGGCGGACTGGGGGGCCGCCGGCTGGGCCGCTGCGGCCGGCATGGGCACGGGCGCGCCGCCGCCACTCCCGCCCGGCCCGCCAAGGTTCACGCGGCGACCACCTTCCGGGGCGATCAGTTCGAAGGTGACCGGCCCGAAGACGCTCAGCACGATCCGGCCGATCTCGTCGAATTTCGCGGCGACCTGCTTGGCGTGGAAGGCGTTGCGTTCGTCGTACGACAGGCTCACGTAGCCGGGTTCGGCGTGCTGCCGGGCGGGTTTCAGGAAGGCGCGCAGCTGGATGCTGGCCTGCCGCACCACGTCCGGCCAGCTGCCCCCGGTCGGGGCGGGCGGCGGCGCGTCGGGCGTGGGCGCGCCCGCACGGGCCGGAGCGGCGGCGGGGGCGCGGCGCGCACCAGGATCGAAGTCCGCGACCGGGGCGCTCACCACTGGCCCCCCGGCAGGGCGGGCGCGCAGGCTGGCGATTTCCTTTTCCAGGCGGTTCAGGCGTTGCGTCAGGTCCGCCGGGACGGACGCGGCGGGGCCTGTGGCGGCCCCGGCGGCGGGCCGGCCAGTGGTAGCGCTGCTGGCGTCGGCGGCCAGCAGGGCGTGCGTGAGGGCCAGTTCCAGGCTCTGCTGGTCGGCGGCGCGGGCGAAGCGGGATTCCTGCTCGTCCAGCGCCGCCTGGAGTTTCAGGAGTCTGGGAACGTCCGCGCCGTCCAGGCGGGCTTCCGGACCGGTGTCCTTCAGGCCCAGTTCGGCGTGCAGGGCCGCGCCGAGCGCCGCGACCAGCCCTTCGACGACCGTGCGGGCCGCGAACCCGTCACGGTACAGGGCGGCCGCGCCGCTGATGGCCGCCCCCGCGTCCCCGCCGACCAGCGCGGCGGCAATGCCGCGCACCCGTTCGCCCGGCGGGAGGCCCAGCGCGTCCTCCACGCCCGCGCGGGTGATGGCGGTCTCGGCGGCCAGCATGCGCTCCAGCAGGCTCTCGCCGTCGCGCATGGCCCCGTCGGCGAGTCGGCCGATCAGGTGCAGGGCGTCCTCATCGGCGCGCGCGCCCTCGCGCTGCACCAGTCCGCCGAGCTTCCCGGCGATCTCCTCGGGCGTCAGGCGCCGGAACCGGTAGTGCTGGCAGCGCGAGAGGATGGTCGGGATGATCTTCTCGGGTTCGGTGGTCGCCAGGATGAAGATCACGTGGCTGGGTGGCTCTTCCAGCGTTTTCAGGAGGGCGTTGAAGGCCGCGCGGCTCATCATGTGCGCCTCGTCGAGGATATAGATCTTCTTGCCGCCGTGCATGGCGGCAAGACTGACCTTCTCGCGCAGGTCGCGCA
The DNA window shown above is from Deinococcus sp. LM3 and carries:
- a CDS encoding family 10 glycosylhydrolase encodes the protein MTFPLSRRAAPLLLTSVLALSAAAGRVAAQDAPATQPAAPATAGAASTPAPAVAVPAPTTQPGANLRGLWIDAFGPGLKTRAQVAQTVADAERMGVNTLFVQAIRRADCLCLKASVPTVTDADLEKNFDPLRVITTLAHARGMRVIAWASVTGVGNTAAPNTDPAHVLRRHGAEAGANSWLARRPDGSWQEGRDTWLDAGIPAAAEYMTQAVLSIVRNYPVDGVQLDRIRYPDGDVWGYDPKTLARYRAETGRTGTPAPSDPVWAAWKRQQVTNLVRRITLESKALRPDLWVSAATITYQTAPRAGDLTAFRRTRTYGDVLQDWPEWMRAGLIDLNVLMNYKRDGQPDQAQWFDGWNAFALSVRDRPDGARAAVAAGTAMYLNDPAVTAAQARRSVQTGMGWVGYSYRTPTAGVYGQRESTAQGLKAVQAVLSAPGMPLERPLRWTDEAPTVRGLLGRVTGAVTPGHRTVQAVQGGQVVAETLTDALGYYGFAALPAGKTEVRVSGQRWTDTIPGRGVVRLPDLLIRDAAPVPVLPPRR
- a CDS encoding metallophosphoesterase family protein, translating into MIRLAILADLHANLAATLAVHADVQRRGLTDIWVLGDLVGKGPRPREVLDWTQAHATRVIQGNWDARVAGATHRPQDLWPRSRLTPAGLTYLAELPYGIEEQFGGAWWRFVHASSRGLFHRLYPHSSLHDQLESFAPNPTFGLTQHADALVYADMHEALLLDVEGRPLINCGSVGNPLDSTLPCYLILEFDPHSPVHSATFVRLTYDRDDEIRAAEESGMPFTREYIAELLTGAYQKRRARTGEG
- a CDS encoding flavin reductase family protein codes for the protein MSEPQQDRAPQEQAQQGGLNATEFRQTLGRFTSGVTVVTASDGQTRRGMTASAFVSVSLAPPLILVSVDRRAQMHALLSSESVTHFGVNVLSATQRHLSDHFAGKPGPEESVPWFEHEGLPLIGGSVAQLVCRRHEVIPAGDHTLFVGFVEYSRYTDDDPLVYFRGQYHELG
- a CDS encoding M20/M25/M40 family metallo-hydrolase, with product MPLSYLTRIAQTPAPTFAEGRRADLIADLWTELGYATERDEVGNILTRLTPPGTEGRPALLLAAHLDTVFDAGTDVTVREEAGRLIGPGVGDNSASLAVVTALLRDLRGQTGALRRPLWIAANVGEEGLGDLRGAKYLLARHRPQLGAFIAVDGYLGVAVTRAVGVRRYRAVFVGPGGHSWGDQAPSALHALGRAISTLYALHLPASPRTTLNVGVASGGTSVNSIAGTAELLLDLRSLDARVLADLDTRAVAVLHAAARDAGVQLRLERVGDRPGGDLQSGPLLGAVRDAAREIRTDIRLASSSTDANAAVPHGLPAVAVGVYRGGNAHRTDEWVQASSLAPGLKFLRRLVDLYQRSPAA
- the dnaX gene encoding DNA polymerase III subunit gamma/tau, with the translated sequence MSAIYQRARPVRWEDVVGQEHVKDVLKAALEQGRVGHAYLFSGPRGVGKTTTARLIAMTANCTGPLPKPCGECESCLSVRAGSHPDVMEIDAASNNSVDDVRDLREKVSLAAMHGGKKIYILDEAHMMSRAAFNALLKTLEEPPSHVIFILATTEPEKIIPTILSRCQHYRFRRLTPEEIAGKLGGLVQREGARADEDALHLIGRLADGAMRDGESLLERMLAAETAITRAGVEDALGLPPGERVRGIAAALVGGDAGAAISGAAALYRDGFAARTVVEGLVAALGAALHAELGLKDTGPEARLDGADVPRLLKLQAALDEQESRFARAADQQSLELALTHALLAADASSATTGRPAAGAATGPAASVPADLTQRLNRLEKEIASLRARPAGGPVVSAPVADFDPGARRAPAAAPARAGAPTPDAPPPAPTGGSWPDVVRQASIQLRAFLKPARQHAEPGYVSLSYDERNAFHAKQVAAKFDEIGRIVLSVFGPVTFELIAPEGGRRVNLGGPGGSGGGAPVPMPAAAAQPAAPQSAPVQPEPVPSTPALAEVAPFDPGRAAPRRAARGPDFDPLPSGAGVGGSVPVAGGGGVATLPPRPERRVPPRSPDDVAPAPLPDDPFAGAHVTDAPPAPADAAGGDRLPPPARERELYIVEPITEEPDWNAFGGPDLLGGLPPEEDMPFGNVTLPAPAARTAPAGQAAPPPPPRQAQPAPVQARPAPVSPVQTAPEPADPVSAAPAPSRPGDIRAHPNYELIRSRFGGRVREIGKNRNVPPTVTPGDDDAEDIDDSEV